From Pseudobdellovibrio exovorus JSS, a single genomic window includes:
- the greA gene encoding transcription elongation factor GreA: MSQDTLPITLRGKLLLETELKKLIHEERPSVIRAIEEARAQGDISENAEYDAAKERQALIEGRIGEIQGKLAGVEAIDPATIKSDKIVFGATVEIQDTESEETFTYQIVGVDEADVKKGMISIISPLARALIGKASGDLVVVQSPKGDKEYEIISFKYV, encoded by the coding sequence ATGTCACAAGACACACTTCCAATCACTCTACGTGGCAAGTTACTATTAGAAACTGAGCTTAAAAAATTAATTCATGAAGAACGTCCTAGCGTTATCCGTGCGATTGAAGAGGCACGCGCTCAAGGTGATATCAGTGAAAATGCGGAATACGATGCAGCTAAAGAAAGACAAGCGCTTATCGAAGGACGCATTGGTGAAATTCAAGGTAAATTAGCAGGTGTTGAAGCTATTGATCCAGCTACAATCAAATCTGATAAAATCGTATTTGGTGCTACTGTTGAAATTCAAGACACAGAAAGTGAAGAAACTTTCACTTATCAAATCGTAGGCGTTGATGAAGCTGACGTGAAAAAGGGGATGATCTCTATTATCTCTCCTTTAGCGCGCGCTTTAATTGGTAAAGCCTCAGGCGATTTAGTAGTCGTTCAAAGTCCAAAAGGCGATAAAGAGTACGAGATTATATCCTTTAAATATGTGTAG
- a CDS encoding TIGR01777 family oxidoreductase, translating into MKILLTGATGLVGNDVGKQLVERGHTVVAVTRNRIEAQQKLSYKAEIIECDLTRNILSHEAFVGVDAIVNLMGESVDGRWTSKKKEKIRKSRVMASKHLLQNCPEQVKTIVSASAIGLYGDRGEESLTESSEVGQGFLSEVCQLWEGVIMRASIERKVILRLGMVLSRKGGALKKLLSIFNRNLGAELGSGNQWMSFIALDDLVNLICEAVENKQYNGVINAVSGNPVRNKDFTESLCQFLEVKKMPRAPEFALKIALGQMSELVLSSQRVTSSISLELGFAIKYPDLESILNHELSHLKKGCSLFYAEQFIPHGVDEVFDFFSNHENLEKITPSFLNFKIQKASSPKVQQDSIIDYRLKVRGVPVRWRTLIRRWEPPYYFADMQVRGPYAYWDHSHSFKKVVGGTLMVDEVCYKLPLGSLGKLVAAGFVESDVGRIFQFRRKVISTYDFRDKSV; encoded by the coding sequence ATGAAGATATTGCTTACAGGGGCCACAGGTTTAGTCGGTAATGATGTTGGTAAACAATTAGTCGAGCGCGGGCATACTGTTGTGGCTGTGACTCGTAATCGAATAGAAGCTCAACAAAAACTAAGCTACAAAGCAGAAATTATTGAGTGTGATTTGACCCGCAACATTTTGTCGCATGAGGCATTTGTAGGCGTCGATGCCATAGTCAACTTAATGGGTGAATCGGTGGATGGGCGCTGGACCTCGAAAAAGAAAGAAAAAATTCGTAAGTCCCGAGTGATGGCCTCTAAACACTTGCTACAAAATTGTCCCGAGCAAGTGAAGACCATAGTCTCAGCCTCAGCCATAGGTCTGTATGGAGATCGTGGTGAGGAGTCGTTGACGGAATCTTCAGAGGTGGGGCAAGGGTTTTTATCGGAAGTCTGTCAGCTTTGGGAAGGTGTGATTATGCGGGCTTCGATTGAGCGAAAAGTAATTTTGCGTCTGGGAATGGTGCTTTCTAGAAAAGGTGGAGCACTTAAGAAATTACTTTCAATTTTCAATAGAAACCTTGGTGCAGAATTAGGTTCTGGGAATCAGTGGATGAGCTTTATTGCTTTAGACGATCTGGTAAATCTTATCTGTGAGGCTGTTGAAAATAAGCAGTATAATGGGGTGATTAATGCGGTATCGGGGAATCCTGTTCGCAATAAGGATTTTACAGAATCGCTCTGCCAGTTCTTAGAAGTTAAAAAAATGCCAAGAGCTCCGGAGTTTGCTCTAAAAATAGCCCTAGGGCAAATGTCAGAGTTGGTGCTTTCGTCGCAAAGAGTGACTTCCAGTATTTCTCTAGAGCTAGGCTTTGCGATAAAATACCCAGACCTTGAGTCCATTTTAAATCATGAGTTGAGTCATTTGAAAAAAGGATGCTCTTTGTTTTATGCGGAACAGTTTATTCCCCATGGAGTAGATGAGGTTTTTGATTTTTTCTCAAATCATGAAAACTTAGAAAAGATCACTCCCAGCTTTTTGAATTTTAAAATTCAAAAAGCTTCCAGCCCAAAGGTGCAGCAAGATAGTATTATTGATTATCGTCTGAAGGTACGGGGTGTTCCGGTTAGATGGAGAACCTTGATTCGCCGTTGGGAGCCGCCTTATTATTTTGCGGATATGCAGGTGCGAGGTCCTTATGCCTATTGGGATCATTCGCATTCTTTTAAAAAGGTAGTTGGGGGCACGCTTATGGTGGATGAGGTTTGCTATAAGTTACCTCTTGGGAGTCTAGGAAAACTGGTGGCCGCAGGCTTCGTTGAAAGCGATGTGGGACGGATTTTCCAGTTTCGTCGTAAGGTCATTTCGACCTATGATTTCAGAGATAAATCGGTGTGA
- a CDS encoding ABC1 kinase family protein: MSESKKKLSQIKSSVLSRSLSLAKIGINAGIKYASTKVTNTPIESFINSQTVQLAKEFGELKGSLMKAGQMLSMYGEHFLPAEANHALKALQSDSTPFEWYVMEKHLRTYLDDNLIKELDINPESIGTASMGQVHLATVKSSGQKIALKIQYPDVDKAIDSDVAALKKILSVSKILPSGIDLTKVFDEIKSMMRQELDYTLEAQKTQRYFELLKEDNRYIVPEVHARYSNKRVLATTYIDGLKADHNLVQAISEARRNRLAENFIELYFKEIFDWNYVQTDPHLGNYKIQLDSSGKGQDRIVLLDFGATTEFSDNFIGHYRKMIKGAIIFDRPLFFEAAQNMGFINDQDTEEYKKIFEDFCFQTVEPFWSPSDPRNVDNKVAADGTYDWKQNDLPSRVVKTALQFRNFALRPPPQDMLFLDRKTGGVFIFLSVLRARINARKIIDPFLEQV; encoded by the coding sequence ATGAGCGAAAGTAAAAAAAAGCTTTCTCAAATCAAAAGTTCTGTTTTGTCTAGAAGCCTGAGTCTAGCTAAGATTGGTATTAACGCTGGCATCAAATATGCGTCCACAAAAGTCACGAATACGCCGATAGAAAGCTTTATTAATTCTCAAACAGTACAACTAGCGAAAGAATTCGGTGAACTTAAAGGTAGCCTTATGAAGGCTGGCCAAATGCTGTCGATGTACGGAGAACACTTTCTTCCGGCCGAAGCTAATCATGCTTTAAAAGCTCTGCAATCTGATTCAACTCCTTTTGAATGGTACGTGATGGAGAAACATCTACGTACCTATCTAGATGATAACCTGATTAAAGAATTAGATATCAATCCCGAATCTATTGGCACAGCCTCTATGGGGCAAGTTCACTTGGCCACAGTAAAAAGCTCAGGCCAAAAAATCGCTCTTAAAATTCAGTATCCCGATGTCGACAAAGCTATCGACTCGGATGTGGCCGCATTAAAGAAAATCCTTTCTGTTTCTAAAATTCTTCCTTCAGGGATCGACCTCACAAAAGTTTTTGACGAGATCAAATCCATGATGAGGCAAGAGCTGGATTACACCTTAGAAGCCCAGAAAACTCAGCGCTACTTCGAACTTTTAAAAGAAGATAATCGCTACATCGTTCCTGAAGTGCATGCTCGTTATTCCAACAAACGTGTTTTAGCGACCACTTATATTGATGGCCTCAAAGCAGATCACAATTTAGTACAGGCCATATCAGAAGCTAGGCGAAATCGCTTGGCCGAAAACTTCATTGAACTTTACTTTAAAGAAATTTTTGACTGGAACTATGTTCAAACCGATCCTCACTTAGGAAATTATAAAATCCAATTAGACTCTTCCGGAAAAGGACAAGATCGTATTGTCTTATTAGATTTCGGAGCCACTACAGAATTTAGTGATAATTTTATTGGGCATTATAGAAAAATGATCAAAGGGGCTATTATCTTCGATCGCCCGCTATTTTTTGAAGCCGCTCAAAATATGGGATTTATCAACGATCAAGATACAGAAGAATATAAAAAAATATTTGAAGACTTTTGCTTCCAAACTGTAGAACCATTTTGGAGCCCATCAGATCCACGCAATGTAGACAATAAAGTCGCGGCAGATGGCACTTATGATTGGAAACAAAATGACCTTCCAAGTCGCGTTGTAAAAACAGCTCTTCAGTTCCGAAACTTTGCCTTACGCCCTCCTCCACAAGATATGCTTTTTTTAGACAGAAAAACAGGAGGCGTTTTTATTTTTCTTTCTGTTCTACGCGCTAGAATAAATGCCAGAAAAATCATTGATCCATTCCTAGAACAGGTCTAA
- a CDS encoding COX15/CtaA family protein encodes MTNTTKWDSEHSKFWSRFLFWLWIYTLLVILWGAWVRISHSGDGCGDHWPLCGGEFIPDFTEKKTWVEYSHRMMSGLYGLIVIFVFFKLRGHFSTAVRRLNALLLIFMTSEALLGALLVKGQLVTVNDSISRLFVMSLHQINSFMLTGVTFLLYVVLKQKFEKIRLQQPILLVLFIALPLTGAIASLSTTLFPSISLWQGILQDFSSDTHLFVKLRVLHPLIASIISVTFIVWCFHKNLSRLALEFLFAFAIGVVTLLTLSPIPLKLAHLFIAHALWGRLLHTLVNLPDSSKR; translated from the coding sequence ATGACAAACACAACTAAATGGGACTCAGAGCACTCTAAATTTTGGTCTCGTTTTCTTTTTTGGCTTTGGATTTACACTTTACTTGTTATTCTTTGGGGGGCATGGGTCCGCATATCCCATTCAGGTGATGGCTGCGGTGATCACTGGCCTCTTTGCGGCGGCGAATTTATTCCTGATTTCACTGAAAAGAAAACATGGGTCGAATATTCACACCGCATGATGAGCGGTCTCTATGGTCTGATTGTTATATTTGTCTTCTTTAAACTCAGAGGACATTTTTCCACTGCCGTTCGCCGACTGAATGCCTTGCTTCTTATTTTCATGACATCAGAGGCTCTATTGGGGGCGCTACTCGTTAAAGGCCAGCTCGTCACTGTTAACGACTCGATTTCACGCCTATTCGTCATGTCTTTACATCAAATTAATAGCTTTATGCTGACCGGAGTTACTTTCTTACTCTATGTCGTGTTAAAGCAAAAATTTGAAAAAATTCGCCTGCAACAGCCTATTCTTTTAGTTTTGTTTATTGCTCTGCCATTGACAGGAGCTATTGCATCTCTGTCGACAACACTGTTCCCTAGCATTTCCCTTTGGCAAGGAATCTTACAGGATTTCTCTAGTGACACACATCTATTTGTTAAACTACGTGTCTTACATCCACTTATTGCGTCTATCATCAGCGTCACCTTTATTGTCTGGTGCTTTCATAAAAACCTCAGCCGCTTAGCTTTAGAGTTTTTATTTGCCTTCGCCATCGGAGTTGTCACTTTACTGACATTATCGCCAATACCATTAAAGTTAGCTCACTTATTTATTGCACATGCTCTTTGGGGACGTTTACTTCACACGTTGGTTAACTTACCCGACTCCAGCAAACGATAA
- a CDS encoding LON peptidase substrate-binding domain-containing protein, translating into MSGASEQVFYILPLTNMNLFPHTTKPLNIFEARYIEMVNKSVEEGIPIAMCFVPEGTQEIRPIAGYAIPQIIERRLDGTLLVFMACKGRALLDLNSIQTEGLISSMKGKAIVEEGQIEDSLRPQYLLLSEVLVRWLVRHVADVEQRDLFISNLTGPKEVVGAFAAYLIYDYDLQYEVIEIPSLSDQIRFLYRLLESGKLTNV; encoded by the coding sequence ATGTCAGGGGCGTCCGAGCAAGTTTTTTATATATTACCTCTAACCAATATGAACCTATTCCCTCATACCACTAAGCCCTTAAATATCTTTGAGGCTCGCTACATCGAGATGGTGAATAAGTCCGTAGAAGAGGGAATTCCTATTGCTATGTGTTTTGTTCCTGAAGGCACTCAAGAGATTCGCCCTATTGCGGGCTATGCAATTCCACAAATTATTGAAAGACGTCTGGATGGTACATTACTGGTATTTATGGCCTGTAAGGGGCGAGCCCTTCTGGATTTAAACTCCATTCAGACAGAGGGACTCATATCGAGTATGAAAGGGAAAGCCATCGTAGAGGAAGGCCAAATAGAGGATTCCTTGCGCCCTCAATACTTGCTGTTAAGTGAGGTGCTGGTGCGTTGGCTTGTTCGCCATGTGGCTGATGTGGAACAAAGGGACCTGTTTATTAGTAATCTAACAGGTCCTAAAGAGGTTGTCGGAGCTTTTGCGGCCTATCTGATTTATGACTATGACCTTCAATATGAAGTGATCGAGATCCCTTCACTCAGTGATCAAATCAGATTTCTTTATCGTTTGCTGGAGTCGGGTAAGTTAACCAACGTGTGA
- a CDS encoding thiol-disulfide oxidoreductase DCC family protein, with amino-acid sequence MERIIFFDGICPLCNRFIKIVQRLDRKKVFRFSSLQSKTAAQKLTKITDTSDPLSLNSVVYFQDGQYYTQSEALYQILNNLAGPWKAIARVFKTLPKNWRDRIYLYVADNRYRWFGKLESCPLPSAKEKEFYLE; translated from the coding sequence ATGGAAAGAATCATCTTTTTTGATGGAATATGTCCGTTATGCAATCGATTTATCAAAATTGTACAGCGTTTAGACCGCAAAAAAGTATTTCGTTTCTCGTCTTTGCAATCAAAAACGGCCGCACAAAAACTAACAAAGATCACAGATACATCAGACCCCTTAAGCCTTAACAGCGTCGTTTATTTTCAAGATGGCCAATATTACACACAATCCGAAGCTCTTTATCAGATTCTTAACAATTTAGCTGGTCCATGGAAAGCTATTGCTCGAGTCTTCAAAACACTTCCTAAAAACTGGCGTGATCGTATTTATCTGTATGTTGCCGACAATCGCTATCGTTGGTTTGGTAAATTGGAAAGCTGTCCACTACCATCTGCGAAAGAAAAAGAATTTTATCTTGAATAG
- a CDS encoding (deoxy)nucleoside triphosphate pyrophosphohydrolase, translating to MPNQQNKQIIEVVALALRNTVSGRFLLARRKAGGSGAGEWEFPGGKLEVGESPQAGLVREIQEELLFDLSGRSLFRVGSHVHNYSGRLIRIELWLAEVDFSPEFQLVDHDEVNWYELSQMSEVNLSEGDKTFISLLNSYSR from the coding sequence ATGCCAAATCAGCAAAATAAGCAAATTATAGAGGTCGTGGCTTTGGCGTTAAGAAATACAGTCAGCGGGCGGTTTTTATTGGCCCGTAGAAAAGCTGGCGGAAGTGGCGCAGGGGAATGGGAGTTTCCCGGTGGCAAGCTAGAAGTGGGCGAGTCGCCACAGGCAGGTCTTGTGCGTGAAATCCAAGAAGAGCTACTTTTTGACCTTTCGGGTCGTTCTTTGTTTCGCGTGGGCTCCCATGTTCATAATTACTCGGGGCGCCTGATCAGAATTGAACTGTGGTTGGCTGAAGTCGATTTTAGTCCTGAATTTCAATTGGTAGATCATGACGAGGTGAATTGGTACGAACTGTCACAAATGTCAGAAGTTAATTTAAGTGAAGGTGATAAGACCTTTATTTCTTTGTTAAATTCCTATTCAAGATAA
- a CDS encoding Na/Pi cotransporter family protein, which produces MLDFQNSYFIILIAGVAMFLYGSSMASTSLEKLMATKITSLMNKLSSSQFLSIGIGIGLTTILQSSGAVTSMLVGLGNARVIKLAQVMGIIVGTAIGSTLTVQLISFDLSSYALPIFSLSFIVFFLAKKQVIKNIATVFMGFALLFIGLKMISTSAHYFSQLEILADFFQSIRDNSFYSFIAAVIFCAFVQSSAVTIGLAMSLASAGVISVHDAVLWVYGANIGTTSVALFASVGSNYIGKQVAWAHFFYKTLSVIIFYPLTSYFLQFVEGFQATPSRMIANSHFFFNVASAMIFFPFIRKGAELIEKMFPKGPSDEFGAEFLTLNTYQNSSLAISYAQREIMRMADIVLNMIKDSVHLFETEDTTLVQSIKDRDNQVDFLYREIKMFLLDHANQSTTVVHQNIMKMIMFISDLERAADSIDINIRTLAVKKHALRLEFSSQGLSEIQKMHEQVVKVASMGINAYDNPQMCELAIELKRDLAKLETMYRENHISRLNQGLRETINTSSIHLDLLSEYRRIASLLCNHAYATTKIKTSDEAPQDKG; this is translated from the coding sequence ATGTTGGACTTCCAGAATTCCTATTTCATTATTTTGATCGCCGGTGTTGCCATGTTCTTGTACGGAAGTTCAATGGCTTCCACAAGCCTTGAAAAACTCATGGCCACTAAAATCACAAGCCTTATGAATAAACTGTCATCTTCGCAGTTTCTTTCTATCGGCATCGGTATTGGCTTAACGACTATTCTGCAAAGTTCTGGGGCTGTTACGTCCATGCTGGTGGGCCTTGGAAATGCGCGTGTTATTAAGCTGGCTCAAGTCATGGGTATTATTGTTGGTACCGCTATTGGATCCACACTGACAGTTCAATTGATCTCGTTTGATTTGTCTTCGTACGCACTACCTATATTCTCTTTGAGCTTCATTGTTTTCTTCCTTGCAAAAAAACAAGTTATTAAAAATATCGCCACCGTCTTTATGGGATTCGCGCTTCTTTTTATTGGTCTTAAAATGATTTCGACCAGTGCCCATTATTTTTCGCAGCTTGAAATTTTAGCGGATTTCTTTCAATCTATTCGTGATAACTCTTTTTACTCTTTCATCGCGGCTGTTATCTTCTGCGCTTTTGTTCAAAGTAGTGCCGTGACTATCGGTCTGGCGATGAGCTTGGCGTCGGCTGGTGTGATCTCTGTTCACGATGCCGTGCTATGGGTCTACGGAGCCAATATCGGAACGACATCTGTTGCGCTCTTCGCTTCTGTAGGTAGCAACTATATTGGCAAACAAGTCGCATGGGCTCACTTCTTCTATAAGACATTAAGTGTTATTATCTTCTACCCTTTAACTAGCTACTTTCTACAATTTGTTGAAGGCTTCCAAGCAACGCCAAGCCGTATGATCGCAAATTCACATTTCTTCTTTAACGTGGCTTCGGCTATGATTTTCTTCCCTTTTATTCGCAAAGGGGCTGAGCTTATTGAAAAAATGTTCCCTAAAGGACCTTCAGATGAGTTTGGAGCAGAATTCTTAACTCTTAATACTTATCAGAACTCCTCTTTAGCGATTTCTTATGCCCAACGTGAAATTATGCGTATGGCAGATATCGTTTTAAATATGATTAAAGATTCGGTTCATCTTTTTGAAACCGAAGACACCACGCTGGTTCAATCCATCAAAGATCGCGATAACCAAGTGGATTTTTTATATCGTGAAATTAAAATGTTCCTTCTAGATCACGCCAATCAAAGCACAACGGTTGTGCACCAAAATATTATGAAGATGATTATGTTCATTAGTGATCTTGAGCGCGCGGCGGACTCTATTGATATTAATATCAGAACTCTTGCTGTCAAAAAACATGCTTTGAGATTAGAGTTTTCATCGCAAGGTCTTAGTGAAATTCAAAAAATGCATGAACAAGTAGTCAAAGTGGCTTCTATGGGTATCAATGCCTATGACAATCCGCAAATGTGTGAATTGGCTATTGAGCTTAAACGAGATCTTGCAAAGTTAGAAACGATGTACCGCGAAAATCATATCTCTCGCCTTAATCAAGGTCTACGCGAGACCATCAACACCAGCTCTATTCACTTAGATTTATTAAGTGAATATCGACGTATCGCCAGTTTGCTTTGTAATCACGCCTACGCGACAACAAAGATCAAAACTTCTGACGAAGCTCCGCAAGATAAGGGATAA
- a CDS encoding DUF366 family protein yields the protein MQHQYIDRTIDYDGSQLKALYSYVNHRIHGDSIVSFSGLCDVTLEHMVDAEDFVESAKIKSDKMLHFIVEIFSHNLMTAVTLQRLLVSHAHQILAEKGHRFERDGDDLYLNKKKLSVSIASCSAVSAMIHLGINIENAGTPVPTCALSDLGIVPKEFALELMQRFCSEYKSIVGATQKVRPLDY from the coding sequence ATGCAGCATCAGTATATTGATAGAACGATAGACTACGATGGATCGCAATTAAAGGCTCTTTATTCTTATGTAAATCACAGAATTCACGGGGACTCGATAGTTTCCTTTTCTGGTTTATGTGATGTGACTTTAGAGCACATGGTGGATGCCGAGGACTTTGTCGAAAGCGCCAAAATTAAATCAGATAAGATGTTGCATTTTATCGTCGAGATATTTAGTCATAATTTAATGACGGCTGTGACCTTGCAACGTCTATTGGTTTCCCATGCTCATCAAATTTTGGCAGAAAAAGGTCATCGTTTTGAGCGTGATGGGGATGATCTGTATTTAAATAAGAAAAAATTAAGCGTGTCTATAGCCTCATGTTCTGCTGTTTCGGCTATGATTCACTTGGGTATTAATATTGAAAATGCAGGGACTCCGGTACCTACATGTGCCTTGTCAGATTTGGGAATAGTTCCAAAGGAATTTGCACTAGAGTTAATGCAGAGATTCTGTAGTGAATACAAATCGATTGTTGGGGCGACACAAAAAGTGCGCCCTCTGGATTACTAA
- the queC gene encoding 7-cyano-7-deazaguanine synthase QueC: MRKSSVVLLSAGLDSTVNFYAAMNETDVKLALTFDYGQKAAPKEIERSKMIANLLGVPHKIVELPWLKDLGASALTQDRMAIPAGKSALENPSMSVQTAKAVWVPNRNGVFLNIAASFAESLHAQLIVPGFNREEATTFPDNSLDFIRSARKAFSYSTANHVDVQCYTIAMAKNEIVDLGKKMRVPFESIWPCYQARDRWCGECESCERSKRAFKMAGLDFNYLYERY; the protein is encoded by the coding sequence ATGAGGAAGTCATCAGTTGTTTTACTTTCAGCAGGCCTTGATTCGACAGTGAATTTTTATGCGGCCATGAATGAAACCGATGTTAAGTTGGCTTTAACATTTGATTATGGCCAAAAAGCGGCCCCGAAAGAAATTGAGCGTTCAAAAATGATTGCAAACTTATTGGGGGTTCCTCATAAGATTGTCGAGCTACCATGGTTAAAAGACCTAGGAGCTTCTGCTCTGACTCAGGATCGTATGGCTATCCCAGCAGGCAAGTCAGCATTAGAAAACCCAAGTATGTCAGTGCAGACAGCCAAAGCAGTATGGGTTCCAAATCGCAACGGAGTCTTTTTAAATATTGCGGCGAGTTTTGCAGAAAGTCTTCATGCGCAATTAATCGTTCCGGGTTTTAATCGTGAAGAGGCAACAACATTTCCGGATAACAGTTTAGATTTTATTCGCTCGGCCCGTAAGGCTTTTAGTTACTCAACAGCCAATCACGTAGACGTTCAATGTTACACGATTGCAATGGCGAAGAATGAAATTGTCGATTTAGGCAAAAAAATGCGAGTTCCATTTGAAAGTATTTGGCCTTGTTATCAAGCCCGTGATCGCTGGTGCGGAGAATGTGAATCTTGCGAGCGCTCTAAACGTGCATTTAAGATGGCCGGATTGGATTTCAATTATCTTTACGAGAGGTATTAA
- the recJ gene encoding single-stranded-DNA-specific exonuclease RecJ, which yields MFQWKEKSAQVSKLTGPFPDLIARVLASRGLTQSDLDELLNPKLSDLKDPFVLKGMKEATDRLVTAFKNNEKICIYADFDLDGTSGLAILKYGFEKIGFQHVAYYQPKRLSEGYGFHAEAVEELKNLGISLIVTVDVGITSFKAFEKAKELGVDVILTDHHLPADELPQALCIVNPNQKDCPSGLGYLCGAGVAFYLLRAVKRAFYDDPDLPKNEWDLKEVLEFFCIGTLTDMVPLVGDNRTLVKYGLKSFGQTQKAGLKALLEALRLHDRELTSQDVAIRFAPKLNALSRMESDILPAQIYLETDHRKANQMVDRILENNETRQSLQGDAEAKALKILETWTEPDFVYVSSPYFHRGIIGLIATKLSQQFNRPAFVGSENSEGMIVGSSRTPQGSEISLVEALRSAETVLNRHGGHAAAAGFELHAKNQEAFKGFLKAYFENAKHEKRPIEIDFDTTADLSEISTHVMKWYDFIGPFGVGFQIPLIKFDPVSLLSMKELKGGHYKLSLSDTTHSHKVDALVFSPSEKLVDLLSVGQQYQVLSELQWNYFNGRKTIQLLVKDLKLL from the coding sequence ATGTTTCAGTGGAAAGAGAAATCGGCACAAGTGTCGAAGCTGACAGGTCCCTTTCCAGATTTGATTGCCCGAGTTCTTGCCTCGCGAGGACTGACACAATCAGATTTGGATGAACTGCTGAACCCAAAGCTCAGTGACTTGAAAGATCCCTTTGTCCTAAAGGGGATGAAAGAAGCTACAGATCGTCTTGTAACCGCATTTAAAAATAATGAAAAAATATGTATCTATGCAGATTTTGATCTGGATGGAACAAGCGGTTTAGCTATTCTTAAATATGGTTTTGAAAAAATTGGCTTCCAGCACGTAGCTTATTATCAGCCTAAACGTCTCAGTGAAGGTTATGGATTTCATGCTGAAGCTGTTGAAGAACTTAAAAACTTAGGTATCAGTTTAATTGTCACCGTTGACGTGGGGATTACCTCATTCAAAGCTTTTGAAAAAGCTAAAGAGTTAGGTGTGGATGTTATCTTAACGGATCATCATTTGCCTGCGGATGAGTTGCCACAGGCACTTTGTATAGTAAATCCTAACCAGAAAGATTGCCCTTCGGGATTAGGTTACTTATGTGGGGCGGGTGTCGCTTTTTATCTTTTGCGTGCAGTTAAAAGAGCTTTTTATGATGATCCAGATTTGCCTAAGAATGAGTGGGACCTAAAAGAAGTTTTGGAGTTCTTCTGTATTGGGACATTGACGGATATGGTCCCGCTAGTTGGTGATAATCGCACACTGGTAAAATACGGGCTGAAAAGTTTCGGACAAACTCAAAAGGCTGGATTAAAAGCATTATTAGAAGCTCTTCGCTTACATGATCGTGAGCTGACATCACAGGATGTCGCTATTCGCTTTGCTCCTAAACTCAATGCGCTATCACGTATGGAGTCTGATATACTACCTGCGCAAATTTATTTAGAAACGGATCATCGCAAAGCCAATCAGATGGTAGATCGTATTCTGGAAAACAATGAGACTCGTCAGAGCTTACAAGGTGATGCGGAAGCGAAAGCCCTGAAGATTTTAGAGACATGGACTGAGCCGGATTTTGTCTATGTCAGCTCTCCATACTTCCATAGAGGTATTATCGGATTGATTGCGACAAAGTTGTCTCAACAATTTAATCGACCAGCCTTTGTAGGTTCAGAAAATTCCGAAGGGATGATTGTCGGCAGTTCTCGAACGCCGCAGGGTTCTGAAATCAGCCTAGTTGAGGCTCTGCGCTCTGCGGAAACAGTGCTCAATCGACATGGCGGTCATGCGGCTGCTGCTGGCTTTGAGCTTCATGCTAAAAACCAAGAGGCATTTAAAGGTTTTTTAAAAGCCTATTTTGAAAATGCAAAACATGAAAAAAGACCAATAGAAATTGATTTTGATACCACGGCAGATCTTTCTGAGATCAGCACCCATGTGATGAAGTGGTATGACTTCATCGGTCCCTTTGGTGTGGGCTTTCAAATTCCTTTGATAAAATTTGATCCCGTATCGCTTTTATCAATGAAAGAGCTTAAAGGGGGACACTATAAACTGTCGTTGTCTGATACGACCCACAGTCATAAAGTGGATGCTCTTGTTTTTTCACCAAGTGAAAAGTTAGTGGATCTTTTGTCTGTAGGTCAGCAATACCAAGTTTTAAGTGAACTTCAGTGGAATTATTTTAATGGTCGAAAGACTATTCAACTTTTGGTGAAGGATTTGAAGTTATTATGA